A window of the Alkalibaculum bacchi genome harbors these coding sequences:
- a CDS encoding DUF362 domain-containing protein produces the protein MKEKIALLKCTSYKLELVERTLREGFELLGGEPFIRKLIPLNAKVLLKPNLLMAEEAGSPVITHYIVFEALLRIISDYTENITFGDSPGFGSSYKAAQKARLIEVGSKYGAIFVDFNDNINLELEDAILCKNWDIARAAYESDVLISLPKLKTHGMMYYTGAVKNQFGCVPGTRKAVWHARMNNLENFAKMLLDLNTLVDTKFAVLDGIMAMEGNGPRNGTPRKMDTIIMGESLTAIDAVAGSLIGYEDPLELPQLKAAYESNWGTVFFDEIEILGEKRESLKVEDFKLIAKKLEYLGTEGSHKFMRRFLAPYPKLILEKCISCNRCYEVCPEKPDVITMTNQKGKNAPEFNKKTCIRCFCCQELCPEGAIEVAQTRLGKIFN, from the coding sequence ATGAAAGAAAAAATTGCTTTATTAAAGTGCACAAGTTATAAACTAGAGCTCGTTGAAAGGACATTAAGAGAAGGTTTTGAACTTCTTGGGGGAGAGCCCTTTATACGAAAGCTTATTCCTCTTAATGCAAAGGTCTTACTAAAGCCAAATCTTTTAATGGCAGAAGAGGCAGGTTCCCCTGTTATAACTCATTATATTGTATTTGAAGCACTCCTTCGAATTATCTCTGATTACACAGAGAATATTACTTTTGGAGATTCTCCTGGTTTTGGAAGCTCTTATAAAGCGGCTCAAAAGGCAAGACTTATTGAAGTTGGAAGTAAATATGGAGCTATCTTTGTAGATTTTAATGACAATATTAATCTAGAACTAGAAGATGCCATTTTGTGTAAAAATTGGGATATAGCGCGGGCTGCTTATGAGTCTGATGTTTTAATATCCTTACCTAAATTAAAAACTCATGGAATGATGTATTACACTGGAGCGGTCAAAAATCAGTTTGGTTGTGTGCCGGGTACGAGGAAGGCTGTATGGCATGCTCGAATGAATAATTTAGAAAACTTTGCAAAAATGCTCTTAGACTTAAACACCTTAGTGGATACAAAATTTGCTGTATTAGATGGCATAATGGCAATGGAAGGCAATGGGCCGAGAAACGGAACCCCTAGGAAAATGGATACAATCATTATGGGTGAAAGCCTTACAGCTATAGATGCAGTAGCAGGAAGTCTTATAGGGTATGAAGATCCTTTGGAATTACCTCAATTAAAAGCAGCTTATGAATCTAATTGGGGAACGGTTTTTTTTGATGAAATTGAGATTTTAGGAGAGAAGAGAGAAAGTCTAAAGGTAGAGGATTTTAAACTCATAGCTAAAAAGCTAGAGTACCTAGGAACAGAAGGCTCTCATAAATTTATGAGAAGATTTTTAGCACCTTATCCAAAATTAATTTTAGAAAAATGTATCAGCTGTAATAGATGTTACGAAGTTTGTCCTGAAAAACCAGATGTAATTACTATGACCAATCAAAAAGGTAAGAACGCACCTGAATTTAACAAAAAAACATGTATCCGCTGTTTCTGCTGTCAAGAACTATGTCCAGAAGGAGCTATAGAAGTAGCGCAAACGAGGTTGGGGAAAATTTTTAACTAA
- the addA gene encoding helicase-exonuclease AddAB subunit AddA, producing the protein MPWTENQQRAIDTRDKSLLVSAAAGSGKTAILVERIVKIIIEDKVDVDRLLVVTFTKAAAEEMRARLYKKLMETMEEQKTSRSFLSRQIAKLSGASISTLHSFCLDITKKYFQVIDLDPGLRIGDETQIGILKDKALGELLEEEYEKEDERFIDLLEMFNNRRDDEEIRNMINKLHLFLMNRPFPKDWVEKSLGSFKMNLESFNKSNLYEEYRVSAERKLNSAKIEISKALQMANTLEDNEKAIHVLQDEDCQIDLIVRGLNRGYEFYYQSLEGAKFSTLRIKTDNIELKERIVDRRNCAKEIVKKLQESLQYNSPDMMMEDIAEMEPVIGYLLHLVLQYNQVFQEKKLERRVMDFNDMEHYTLKILQNSEVREELRSQYAFIFVDEYQDSNEIQDTIISSIMREDNVFFVGDVKQSIYRFRMADPTLFLKKQISFSDEKENTKETIALNQNFRSRQKIIDFINLVFENTMSEYIGEIKYDESAKLYLGAQQAPLQEKVEITIIENDKDNIPSEELMEIGKIEGEALFIASKIKGLLKEKVYDKDINDYRTLEYKDMVILLRTTRQWSDLYYEVLNQQGIPVYAESQAGYFDTLEIRLIIELLKLIDNSYQDIPLISVMKSPVFSFTIEELTEIRINEKKANFFDAVKAYIINKDDDLSRRLKNMIEKIELWKKQCRYMPLNDFIWKLVVETGYYYYISAMPGGIQRQANIRILIDRAKQYTESNINGLFNFIRLVENLRETKRDLSSAKIIGPNENVIRIMSIHKSKGLEFPVVFVGGLGKNMNLQDIRDPIIAHKDLGICPNYVSLAERRYCPTIFKTIAKEKLQLETLSEEMRVLYVALSRARDYLYLVGTVNKLESSIEKKWSNTLSEYFISTGRTYLDWIMPVVLKRMDYKENDESCFFLEYKRLSEIINKLKIEHLEGKWDLIQYWDGLKKEKKSTIHKMIDEKLSWSYDYEKESNMPTKATVTELKKVQENKRVDRIRVNETFNLPKFQRQKGMTGAQRGTVLHFILQHLDLEKLKSIESSFKEEISRQIDEMIKKQILSEGEIDEFFVPKITKYFMGPLGQRMLKGQRIYREKAFNYKANVEESKDYMLIQGIIDCYFLEGKDYVLIDYKSDYYSDEKDKEELIRNYTPQLQLYKRAIEELTKKNVRETYIYLFHKNQIVEIR; encoded by the coding sequence ATGCCGTGGACTGAGAATCAGCAAAGGGCGATTGATACTAGAGATAAGAGTTTACTGGTTTCTGCAGCTGCAGGATCAGGGAAAACAGCAATATTGGTAGAGAGAATAGTAAAGATTATTATAGAAGATAAGGTAGATGTAGATCGTCTATTGGTGGTTACCTTTACAAAAGCAGCCGCTGAAGAGATGAGGGCTCGCCTCTATAAGAAATTAATGGAGACTATGGAAGAGCAGAAGACTAGTCGGAGCTTTTTAAGTCGTCAAATCGCGAAACTTTCTGGAGCATCCATCAGCACTTTGCACTCTTTTTGTTTAGATATTACTAAGAAATACTTTCAAGTAATTGATTTGGATCCGGGGCTTCGCATCGGAGATGAAACCCAAATTGGAATACTGAAGGATAAGGCCTTAGGAGAGCTTTTAGAAGAAGAGTACGAAAAAGAAGATGAGAGATTTATCGATTTGTTGGAGATGTTTAACAATAGAAGAGATGATGAAGAGATACGTAATATGATTAATAAGCTCCATCTCTTTTTAATGAATCGGCCTTTTCCTAAAGATTGGGTGGAGAAGTCCTTAGGAAGCTTTAAAATGAACCTAGAGAGTTTTAATAAGAGTAATCTTTATGAGGAGTACAGAGTTAGTGCAGAAAGAAAACTAAATTCGGCTAAAATAGAAATCTCCAAAGCTTTACAAATGGCAAATACCTTAGAGGACAATGAGAAAGCTATTCATGTTTTACAAGACGAAGACTGCCAAATTGATCTCATTGTAAGAGGTTTAAATCGTGGTTATGAATTCTATTATCAATCTCTAGAAGGTGCGAAGTTTAGCACTCTTAGAATCAAAACAGATAATATAGAGTTAAAAGAGAGGATAGTAGATCGCCGAAATTGTGCGAAAGAGATTGTCAAGAAACTTCAAGAGAGTTTGCAGTACAATTCACCAGATATGATGATGGAAGACATTGCAGAAATGGAACCTGTTATAGGATATCTGTTACATTTAGTATTACAATACAATCAGGTCTTTCAAGAGAAAAAGTTAGAAAGACGAGTTATGGACTTTAATGATATGGAGCATTACACTCTTAAAATACTTCAAAATTCAGAAGTTAGAGAGGAGCTGCGAAGCCAATACGCATTTATATTTGTAGATGAGTACCAGGATAGCAATGAAATTCAGGATACGATTATTTCTAGTATTATGAGAGAAGATAATGTGTTTTTTGTTGGAGATGTAAAGCAGAGCATTTATCGATTCCGAATGGCGGATCCAACCTTGTTTTTAAAAAAACAGATTTCTTTTTCTGATGAAAAAGAGAATACAAAGGAAACCATCGCCCTAAATCAAAACTTTAGAAGTAGACAAAAAATCATCGATTTTATTAATTTGGTTTTTGAAAATACTATGAGCGAATACATTGGAGAGATAAAATACGACGAGAGTGCTAAATTGTATTTAGGTGCCCAGCAAGCTCCCTTACAAGAAAAAGTAGAAATTACAATTATAGAAAATGATAAAGACAATATTCCAAGTGAAGAGCTTATGGAGATTGGAAAGATTGAAGGGGAAGCACTGTTTATTGCTAGCAAAATAAAAGGGTTATTAAAAGAAAAGGTGTACGACAAAGATATAAACGACTACAGAACCTTAGAATACAAGGATATGGTTATATTGCTTCGTACCACACGTCAATGGTCTGATCTTTATTATGAGGTATTAAATCAACAAGGAATACCTGTTTATGCAGAGTCTCAAGCAGGGTATTTTGATACTTTGGAAATTCGATTGATCATTGAATTGCTTAAGCTAATCGACAATAGCTATCAGGACATTCCTTTGATTAGCGTTATGAAGTCTCCTGTCTTCTCTTTTACCATTGAAGAACTTACAGAAATACGTATAAATGAAAAAAAAGCGAACTTTTTTGATGCTGTTAAAGCTTATATCATCAATAAGGATGATGATTTAAGTCGACGCCTAAAAAATATGATAGAGAAAATTGAATTGTGGAAAAAGCAGTGCAGGTATATGCCTCTCAATGATTTCATCTGGAAACTTGTCGTAGAAACGGGCTACTACTATTACATTAGTGCAATGCCAGGGGGAATACAAAGACAAGCAAATATCCGAATACTTATAGATCGAGCAAAGCAGTACACAGAATCTAATATTAATGGTTTGTTTAATTTTATTCGGCTAGTAGAAAACTTGAGAGAGACAAAAAGAGATTTGTCTTCAGCTAAGATTATTGGACCTAACGAAAATGTGATACGTATAATGAGCATTCATAAGAGCAAAGGACTAGAATTTCCTGTAGTCTTTGTAGGCGGACTAGGAAAAAACATGAATCTACAGGATATACGAGATCCTATTATAGCTCACAAAGATTTAGGTATTTGCCCTAATTACGTCAGTCTAGCTGAACGGAGATATTGCCCTACTATCTTTAAGACTATTGCAAAAGAGAAACTTCAATTAGAGACTTTGTCTGAGGAAATGAGAGTTTTATATGTAGCTTTGTCTAGGGCAAGAGATTATCTTTATTTAGTAGGAACGGTAAATAAACTGGAAAGCTCTATTGAAAAGAAATGGTCAAATACATTAAGTGAGTATTTTATTTCTACTGGTAGAACATATTTAGATTGGATTATGCCTGTAGTACTTAAAAGGATGGATTACAAAGAGAATGATGAGAGCTGTTTTTTTCTTGAATACAAAAGATTATCTGAAATCATAAATAAATTAAAAATAGAGCACTTAGAGGGAAAATGGGATTTAATTCAGTATTGGGATGGATTGAAAAAAGAAAAGAAGTCTACAATTCATAAAATGATTGATGAAAAATTGTCTTGGTCCTATGATTATGAAAAAGAGAGCAATATGCCTACAAAAGCTACGGTAACAGAATTGAAGAAAGTACAAGAGAACAAAAGAGTAGATCGCATTCGTGTAAATGAGACCTTTAACCTACCCAAATTTCAAAGACAAAAGGGAATGACTGGAGCACAGAGAGGTACTGTACTACATTTTATTTTACAGCATTTGGATTTAGAGAAGTTGAAAAGTATAGAAAGCTCTTTTAAAGAAGAAATAAGCAGACAGATTGATGAGATGATAAAAAAACAAATCCTAAGTGAGGGAGAGATAGATGAGTTTTTTGTACCCAAAATCACAAAGTACTTTATGGGTCCATTAGGTCAGCGAATGCTCAAAGGACAAAGAATCTATAGAGAGAAAGCTTTTAACTATAAAGCGAATGTAGAAGAAAGTAAGGATTATATGTTGATCCAGGGAATCATCGATTGTTACTTTTTAGAAGGAAAAGATTATGTCTTGATTGACTATAAGAGCGATTATTATTCAGATGAAAAAGATAAAGAAGAGTTGATTCGAAATTATACTCCACAATTACAATTGTATAAAAGAGCCATCGAAGAATTGACAAAGAAAAATGTTAGAGAAACCTATATATATCTATTTCACAAAAATCAAATAGTTGAAATTAGATAA
- a CDS encoding deoxyribonuclease IV, producing MLYIGPHISTSKGMYMATKDAISISANTFQFFTRNPRGSKAKELNLEDMAKCKVLMEENNFGPLLAHAPYTLNMSSASESTREFAKMVFEDDLNRMEYIPCNLYNFHPGSHVGQGAERGIELIAQILNEVLKEGHTTTVLLELMSGKGTEIGIVFEEVKEIIDRVKLNDKLGICLDTCHIYSAGYDIVNNLDGVIEELDKIIGLDRLKAIHLNDSKNPLGSKKDRHETIGQGHIGLKAILNIMTHPKLKHIPFFLETPNELEGHREEIEMIRKALKIQ from the coding sequence ATGTTATATATAGGACCTCATATATCTACCTCTAAGGGGATGTATATGGCGACGAAGGATGCAATAAGTATTAGTGCAAATACCTTTCAGTTTTTTACGCGAAATCCTAGGGGGAGTAAGGCAAAGGAGCTGAACTTAGAGGATATGGCTAAATGCAAAGTTTTAATGGAAGAGAATAACTTTGGTCCTTTACTGGCTCATGCGCCGTATACTTTAAATATGAGCTCAGCATCAGAAAGCACGAGAGAGTTTGCTAAAATGGTATTTGAAGACGATTTAAATCGAATGGAATATATACCTTGTAATTTGTATAATTTCCACCCAGGTAGTCACGTAGGGCAAGGTGCAGAGAGGGGGATTGAACTTATTGCACAGATTCTTAATGAAGTATTGAAAGAAGGACATACGACGACTGTTCTATTAGAGTTGATGTCAGGGAAAGGAACAGAGATAGGAATTGTTTTTGAAGAGGTAAAAGAGATTATAGATAGAGTCAAATTAAATGACAAATTAGGCATTTGCTTAGACACCTGTCACATATACTCTGCAGGATATGATATCGTCAATAATTTAGATGGAGTTATAGAAGAATTAGATAAAATTATTGGATTAGACCGATTAAAGGCCATTCATTTAAATGACAGTAAGAATCCTCTAGGAAGTAAAAAGGACCGACACGAGACGATTGGGCAAGGTCATATAGGTTTGAAAGCAATTCTAAATATTATGACACATCCTAAGCTTAAACATATTCCATTCTTCTTGGAAACGCCAAATGAACTTGAGGGTCATAGAGAAGAAATTGAGATGATACGGAAAGCGCTAAAAATACAGTGA
- the addB gene encoding helicase-exonuclease AddAB subunit AddB encodes MNLILGRKGTGKSRIIYNQIKKCIEKGEDGLILIVPEQFTFQAERELIEVLDSPGILDVEVLSFSRLMSRLMEEVGGATKVKLSSTGKHMALQKSLLDRQEELSIYRGMVRKSGFIHEVQDMIANLKKKMICEEDLKEILENDLQGHQMLSRKLKDITTLMESYNHWLGEEYLDSEGVIDLLIDQMESSTTIPKLKIWVDGFDTFTEQMFKFIEKLYIYSKELTISLTQITNKEDRDVEIFLINENTQNKLMEIACGQAKLITTHYKQKDKPKDIEHLERELYSYPLIPYEEKGENIKIRAFKNVYEELDYLCIDILKLVQEEGYRFRDITVVTNDLGGYEFLVKRSFEEYNIPFFMDAKRKITDKPLSILLIYSLRAIAYHFTYDDMFALIKTGLTNLDYEEYEILENYVLKYGVKGGKWKKEFTQIQESDEFDLEKLNSMRSSIIDPLLNLHQKIKQNPSFENITIALYEYMESLSIEEKLQKMLQEIKNEYGQYEYAAEIAQIYNIVMDLFDEVIEIFGDHKTSIREYLDILESGIECVDLSVIPSSLDQVIVGDIMRTRTTDFKALFILGVNEGKLPSPQSSEGIFSENENAILREKGMEIEEDIGFKSIQERYLIYSALAKPKEKIIVSYPLADWEGSSLRPSVLIHRLQEIFPFIKVEREWQDAYSITNARGTIKHMVQHYRSIVDGFDEADESIWDDVYLWYEKNSHWENHMSHIKEAMVFDNRISQLRPDLVKGLYGEILNTSVTRLEEYSNCPFKHYVNYGLRPKERKIYQVSIPDIGEILHQLIYEYTLVIEKDGLDWKEIQKEKSISICREVMDRLVVDYRQGIFESNFRYKYLARYIYRIFLRAVETLTYHYKKGKFSMLGNELIFGLGQSIPPIKIELSQEHLLYLEGRIDRVDILKHEGKWFMKIMDFKTGNKELNLSDIYYGLSLQLIVYMWVCLNYGKKKDMESVAAGMFYFKLDDPLVLSGKVEEEVIKSEITKHFKLKGLMLKDIEVLKAMDEDVEHSDIVNYKVKKNGDFSATSKGLIEEKQLDQLLSHVENTITDIGEEIFAGNIAIRPTKGQKREACTYCNYKAICFFDQQLDGNKFATKLDLSDEEVLKKIGE; translated from the coding sequence ATGAATCTTATTTTAGGCCGAAAAGGTACTGGTAAATCTCGAATTATATATAATCAAATAAAAAAATGCATCGAAAAGGGTGAGGATGGGCTTATCCTTATTGTGCCAGAGCAATTTACTTTTCAAGCAGAGAGGGAATTGATTGAAGTCTTAGATAGCCCTGGGATACTTGATGTAGAAGTTCTGAGCTTCTCCAGATTAATGAGTAGGCTTATGGAAGAGGTTGGGGGAGCTACAAAAGTGAAGTTGTCTTCAACTGGAAAACATATGGCACTACAAAAATCATTATTAGATAGACAAGAAGAGCTTTCTATATACAGAGGTATGGTTCGAAAATCAGGTTTTATTCATGAAGTTCAAGATATGATTGCTAATCTCAAAAAAAAGATGATTTGTGAAGAAGACTTAAAAGAAATCCTAGAAAATGACTTACAAGGCCATCAAATGCTCAGCAGAAAACTTAAAGACATTACTACTCTTATGGAAAGCTATAATCATTGGCTAGGAGAGGAATACTTAGACAGTGAAGGCGTTATAGACTTACTTATAGACCAGATGGAATCCAGCACTACAATTCCTAAGTTGAAAATATGGGTTGATGGATTTGATACTTTTACGGAGCAGATGTTTAAATTTATTGAGAAACTCTATATCTATAGCAAAGAGTTGACCATAAGTCTTACTCAAATCACAAATAAAGAAGATCGTGATGTAGAGATTTTTCTTATCAATGAAAATACACAAAATAAATTAATGGAAATTGCATGTGGACAGGCAAAACTTATTACCACTCATTACAAACAAAAGGATAAACCGAAAGATATTGAGCATCTAGAAAGAGAATTATACTCTTATCCACTTATTCCCTATGAAGAGAAAGGAGAGAATATTAAAATTCGAGCCTTTAAAAATGTCTATGAAGAACTAGATTATCTTTGTATAGATATTTTAAAATTGGTGCAAGAAGAAGGTTATCGCTTTAGAGATATCACAGTTGTGACGAATGATTTAGGCGGTTATGAATTCTTGGTAAAAAGGTCTTTTGAAGAATACAATATCCCTTTTTTCATGGATGCTAAAAGGAAAATAACAGACAAGCCTTTAAGTATTTTACTTATTTATTCTTTAAGGGCCATTGCATATCACTTTACATATGACGATATGTTTGCCCTTATAAAGACGGGGCTCACCAATTTAGATTATGAAGAATACGAAATCTTAGAAAATTACGTATTAAAATACGGGGTAAAAGGGGGAAAATGGAAGAAGGAATTTACTCAAATACAAGAATCTGATGAGTTTGATTTAGAAAAGCTGAATAGTATGAGAAGCTCTATAATAGATCCATTATTAAATTTACATCAAAAGATTAAACAGAATCCTAGCTTCGAAAATATCACAATTGCCTTGTATGAATACATGGAATCTTTATCTATTGAAGAAAAACTTCAAAAAATGTTACAGGAAATAAAAAACGAGTATGGACAATATGAGTACGCTGCAGAAATCGCTCAAATTTATAATATTGTAATGGATTTATTTGATGAAGTAATCGAGATTTTTGGTGATCACAAGACTAGTATACGAGAGTATTTAGATATTTTAGAGTCAGGTATCGAATGTGTAGACCTTTCTGTTATCCCATCTTCTTTAGATCAAGTGATCGTAGGGGATATTATGAGAACGCGGACCACGGATTTTAAGGCTTTATTTATACTAGGGGTCAATGAAGGGAAATTGCCTTCACCTCAGAGTAGTGAAGGAATCTTTAGTGAAAATGAAAATGCCATCTTAAGAGAAAAGGGTATGGAAATTGAAGAAGATATTGGCTTTAAAAGCATTCAAGAAAGGTATTTAATCTATAGCGCTTTAGCAAAGCCAAAGGAAAAAATTATCGTAAGCTATCCCTTAGCAGATTGGGAAGGATCTTCATTGAGACCATCTGTGCTCATCCATCGCCTACAAGAAATATTCCCTTTTATAAAAGTGGAGAGGGAGTGGCAGGATGCTTATTCTATCACGAATGCTAGAGGGACAATAAAGCATATGGTTCAACACTATAGGTCAATTGTAGACGGATTTGACGAAGCAGATGAAAGCATTTGGGATGACGTATACCTTTGGTATGAGAAAAATTCTCACTGGGAAAATCATATGTCCCATATAAAAGAGGCAATGGTTTTTGATAATAGGATATCTCAATTAAGACCAGATTTAGTAAAAGGACTTTATGGTGAAATCTTAAACACGAGTGTTACAAGATTAGAAGAGTATTCAAATTGCCCTTTTAAACATTATGTAAATTACGGGTTAAGACCAAAAGAACGAAAGATTTATCAAGTTTCTATACCAGATATAGGGGAAATCCTCCACCAATTGATTTATGAGTACACCCTTGTTATTGAAAAAGATGGATTAGACTGGAAGGAAATTCAAAAAGAAAAGTCTATTTCAATATGTAGAGAAGTCATGGATCGTTTGGTAGTAGACTATAGACAAGGAATTTTTGAAAGTAATTTTAGGTATAAGTATTTAGCTAGGTATATTTATAGAATCTTTCTTAGAGCAGTAGAGACTTTGACCTATCACTACAAGAAAGGCAAATTTTCTATGTTGGGAAATGAGTTGATTTTTGGTTTAGGACAATCTATCCCTCCTATTAAAATAGAATTATCACAAGAGCATCTTCTCTATTTAGAAGGTAGAATTGACAGAGTAGATATACTAAAACACGAAGGTAAATGGTTTATGAAAATCATGGATTTTAAGACAGGGAACAAAGAGTTAAACTTAAGTGATATATACTACGGCTTGTCTTTACAATTAATCGTATACATGTGGGTATGCTTGAATTACGGGAAGAAAAAAGATATGGAATCCGTGGCTGCTGGGATGTTTTATTTTAAATTAGATGATCCTCTCGTCTTAAGCGGTAAGGTAGAGGAAGAAGTAATTAAAAGTGAAATCACAAAACATTTCAAATTAAAAGGCCTCATGTTAAAAGATATAGAGGTCTTGAAGGCTATGGATGAGGATGTAGAACATTCTGATATCGTCAACTACAAAGTGAAAAAGAATGGAGATTTTTCGGCTACATCAAAAGGATTGATTGAAGAGAAACAATTAGATCAACTCTTATCTCATGTAGAAAATACCATTACCGATATAGGAGAAGAAATATTTGCTGGAAACATCGCCATTCGACCAACAAAAGGACAAAAAAGAGAAGCCTGCACCTATTGTAACTACAAAGCCATATGTTTCTTTGATCAACAGCTGGATGGGAATAAATTTGCTACAAAACTAGACCTAAGTGACGAAGAGGTACTGAAAAAAATAGGTGAATAG
- the ispE gene encoding 4-(cytidine 5'-diphospho)-2-C-methyl-D-erythritol kinase, with amino-acid sequence MNKLTLEARAKINLTLDIVNKRDDGYHDVSMVMQTISLCDTLHFKVIERGIKLNSNNLRLPKDERNIIYKSAKLLLEQTKVDKGIEVYVEKRIPVAAGLAGGSSNAACTIIALNKLWNLNLENEDLLDIGLKIGADVPFCMIEGTALAEGVGEILTNLDPLPKLYVVLVKPSIRISTPWAYSLVNIKSIKNHPENIKMVEGIQAGDAHLITSKMRNVFEDFIFKKYPRLTDIKEKMIRLGALNSLMSGSGPTIYGLFEDEKTAKIAYSELKKSYKEVFIATTYNKGGLYRGV; translated from the coding sequence ATGAATAAACTTACATTAGAAGCTAGGGCAAAAATCAATTTGACCTTAGATATCGTAAATAAGAGAGACGATGGATATCATGATGTGTCCATGGTAATGCAAACTATTTCATTATGCGATACTTTGCACTTTAAAGTCATCGAAAGGGGCATAAAACTGAATTCCAATAATCTACGTCTGCCTAAAGATGAAAGGAATATCATCTACAAATCTGCCAAGCTTCTTTTAGAACAAACAAAAGTAGATAAAGGCATAGAAGTATATGTAGAAAAGAGAATTCCTGTAGCAGCAGGTCTGGCCGGTGGCAGTTCTAATGCAGCGTGTACCATTATAGCTCTAAACAAACTGTGGAATTTAAATCTAGAAAATGAAGATCTTCTAGACATAGGTTTAAAAATTGGTGCAGATGTACCCTTTTGCATGATAGAAGGTACGGCTCTAGCTGAAGGGGTTGGAGAAATACTTACAAATCTAGATCCATTGCCAAAGTTATATGTGGTTTTGGTAAAACCATCTATTCGAATATCTACGCCTTGGGCATATAGTTTGGTAAATATAAAATCTATTAAAAACCATCCAGAAAACATAAAGATGGTTGAGGGGATTCAGGCAGGGGATGCGCATTTGATTACCTCTAAAATGAGAAATGTATTTGAAGATTTTATATTTAAGAAATACCCTAGACTAACAGATATTAAGGAAAAGATGATTCGATTAGGCGCTCTCAATTCTTTAATGAGCGGTAGCGGTCCAACTATATACGGACTTTTTGAAGATGAAAAAACCGCAAAAATCGCATACAGTGAGTTAAAAAAGAGCTACAAAGAAGTATTTATTGCTACGACGTATAATAAAGGGGGGTTATACCGTGGGGTATAA